Proteins encoded together in one Desulfosporosinus meridiei DSM 13257 window:
- a CDS encoding FtsK/SpoIIIE family DNA translocase, with protein sequence MARAKKRRTVNKKINLKVNSLKETIRNEVIGVFVVGMACLGLVTIFSDKSGVIGLQIKHILTVLAGNGRVTIPLLVGAWGLAFMNKQTPRLGYKALGVILLWLVLVGILHLQLPDIEGFSPAEMIDAGMLGHGGGLFGAGIATILKTTIGIPGSYVVLIMTSIMGALLITNRSLVQGVQEVGLAGKESGQWMKNQMGDFIDVLKNSNLEEVKEKEFSAQPDLKAVKNPTKKSTSLKTTRVLDPDVVERPLVIKTLEDHNESSEETKTPPKGQIGFEKMANPVLENTIMPPGKVTSTPVSRQTREDGNFQLPQVMLLNKSLKIKNPRLNKDLADNVKILEETLGSFGVKVKVTQVTQGPAITRYEAQPAPGVKVSKITNLADDIALSLASADVRIEAPIPGKSVVGIEVPNKEISMVHFREVLETPEYQETTSKLALCLGKDITGTPVIADLTKMPHLLIAGATGSGKSVCINTLIHSILFNARPDEVKFLLVDPKMVELANYNGIPHLIAPVVTDPRKAAGALKWIVTEMETRYELFAAAGVRDIVRYNFLRSQDKNDEHPPLPYVVVIIDELADLMMVAPGDVEDAICRLAQMARAAGIHLIVATQRPSVDVITGLIKANIPSRIAFAVSSQTDSRTILDMNGAEKLLGRGDMLYYPMGNSKPLRVQGCYLGDKEVENVVSFLQNQAKPEYQEIPNLDIGDVKKEEMEDELFYQAAQLFIESGAASVSLLQRRLRIGYTRAARLMDFLESKGVVGGYEGSKPREVLMTRGQFELKHGQWNDEVAP encoded by the coding sequence TTGGCGAGGGCTAAGAAACGCCGTACGGTAAATAAAAAGATTAATCTGAAAGTAAACTCTTTAAAAGAAACTATACGCAACGAAGTAATTGGAGTTTTTGTTGTGGGAATGGCCTGTTTGGGATTGGTCACAATTTTCTCGGATAAAAGCGGTGTAATCGGACTACAAATTAAGCATATTCTTACCGTGTTAGCAGGCAATGGTCGGGTTACGATTCCCCTATTGGTTGGGGCGTGGGGGCTTGCTTTTATGAATAAACAAACTCCGCGTTTAGGATATAAGGCCTTAGGAGTAATCCTTTTATGGCTAGTTTTAGTTGGAATCCTGCACCTTCAGTTGCCAGATATCGAGGGCTTTTCTCCAGCTGAAATGATAGACGCAGGTATGCTGGGGCATGGCGGTGGGCTTTTTGGAGCAGGTATTGCGACAATCTTAAAAACAACGATAGGAATTCCAGGAAGTTATGTCGTCCTAATCATGACTTCGATAATGGGAGCTTTATTGATTACTAATCGTTCGCTGGTTCAAGGTGTACAAGAAGTCGGATTGGCTGGAAAAGAGTCTGGACAATGGATGAAAAATCAAATGGGTGATTTTATTGATGTCCTTAAAAATTCCAATCTGGAGGAAGTTAAGGAAAAAGAATTCTCAGCTCAACCCGATTTAAAAGCTGTCAAAAACCCAACTAAGAAAAGTACCTCTCTAAAAACAACTCGAGTTCTTGATCCTGATGTCGTGGAACGGCCACTGGTGATCAAAACCCTAGAAGACCATAATGAATCTTCTGAGGAAACTAAAACACCTCCTAAAGGGCAGATTGGATTTGAGAAAATGGCGAATCCAGTGCTTGAAAATACGATTATGCCTCCAGGAAAAGTGACAAGCACTCCTGTTTCTCGTCAGACTCGAGAAGATGGAAATTTTCAGCTTCCTCAAGTTATGCTACTAAATAAATCTCTCAAAATTAAAAATCCCAGACTAAATAAGGACTTAGCAGATAACGTTAAGATTCTGGAAGAAACCTTAGGAAGTTTTGGTGTAAAAGTTAAAGTCACTCAGGTCACGCAAGGGCCGGCGATTACACGTTATGAGGCCCAACCTGCACCAGGCGTTAAAGTGAGTAAAATCACCAACTTAGCTGATGATATAGCTTTAAGCCTGGCCTCTGCGGATGTAAGGATTGAGGCTCCAATTCCCGGAAAATCTGTTGTCGGTATCGAGGTGCCGAATAAGGAAATCTCGATGGTTCATTTTCGAGAAGTTCTAGAAACACCTGAATATCAAGAAACTACGAGTAAGCTAGCCTTGTGTTTAGGCAAAGATATCACGGGAACCCCGGTGATAGCTGACTTGACTAAAATGCCGCACCTTCTCATTGCTGGGGCAACAGGTTCAGGAAAATCAGTATGTATTAACACCTTAATCCATAGTATCCTCTTCAATGCTCGTCCGGATGAAGTTAAGTTTTTGTTAGTGGATCCTAAAATGGTAGAATTGGCCAACTATAATGGGATTCCTCATTTAATAGCACCTGTCGTGACAGATCCCAGGAAGGCTGCAGGCGCTTTAAAGTGGATCGTTACGGAAATGGAGACTCGCTACGAGCTATTTGCTGCTGCGGGTGTCAGAGATATTGTCCGATATAATTTTCTGCGTTCTCAGGATAAGAACGACGAACATCCTCCCTTGCCTTATGTTGTAGTGATCATAGACGAATTGGCCGATTTGATGATGGTTGCACCGGGTGATGTGGAGGATGCGATTTGTCGCTTAGCCCAAATGGCTCGTGCTGCAGGAATTCACTTAATCGTAGCGACCCAGCGTCCGTCGGTTGATGTCATTACCGGTTTGATTAAAGCAAACATACCTTCGAGAATCGCCTTTGCAGTATCATCGCAGACGGATTCAAGAACTATTTTGGATATGAATGGGGCAGAAAAACTATTAGGGCGTGGCGACATGCTTTACTATCCTATGGGTAATAGTAAACCCCTTCGTGTGCAGGGATGTTATTTGGGAGATAAAGAAGTAGAAAATGTAGTTTCATTCTTACAAAACCAGGCGAAGCCCGAGTATCAAGAAATACCAAACCTGGATATCGGAGATGTTAAGAAGGAAGAGATGGAGGATGAACTATTTTATCAAGCAGCCCAGCTTTTCATTGAAAGTGGAGCGGCTTCTGTCTCTCTTTTACAACGACGATTACGCATTGGATATACACGAGCAGCCCGTTTAATGGATTTTTTGGAAAGCAAAGGGGTTGTAGGTGGGTATGAGGGCTCTAAACCTCGAGAAGTGTTGATGACAAGGGGGCAGTTTGAGTTAAAACATGGACAATGGAATGATGAAGTTGCTCCATAG